The following coding sequences are from one Arthrobacter crystallopoietes window:
- a CDS encoding COX15/CtaA family protein, whose translation MTIEQLTRRLPGSPNKTVRGLAVASLASEILIIVTGGAVRLTSSGLGCPTWPKCTPESLVATPEMGINGAIEFGNRLLTFLLAAIAFAMLVSVWKMAQRRKDLFYLSVALLAGIPAQAIIGGITVWTQLNPWVVGCHFVVSITMVAAATVLVHRAWLDNDQAGTVQQQRSTATVRQLLWASAVLTLVAIVLGVIVTGSGPHAGDAEAPRNNLDPDLMTRVHVAPVYLLVATAVVLLVMVHRHAQLSELRRPMVLFAVVILLQGAIGYVQHFTGLPIVLVGLHMLGAALLAAACTHVVYVGVTRQPLSVHGAHSTGQKQVHSS comes from the coding sequence GTGACTATTGAGCAACTGACGCGCAGGCTGCCGGGCTCCCCCAACAAGACCGTCCGCGGTCTGGCCGTCGCCTCGCTCGCCTCCGAGATCCTCATCATCGTGACCGGAGGCGCCGTCCGGCTGACCTCCTCCGGCCTGGGCTGTCCCACCTGGCCCAAATGCACGCCGGAATCCCTGGTCGCCACGCCCGAAATGGGTATCAACGGCGCCATCGAATTCGGCAACCGGCTGCTGACCTTCCTGCTGGCGGCCATCGCCTTCGCCATGCTGGTGTCCGTGTGGAAAATGGCCCAGCGTCGCAAAGACCTGTTTTACCTTTCCGTCGCACTGCTGGCCGGTATCCCGGCCCAGGCCATCATCGGCGGCATCACGGTCTGGACCCAGCTCAATCCCTGGGTCGTCGGATGCCACTTCGTCGTTTCCATCACGATGGTTGCCGCAGCGACAGTCCTGGTCCACCGGGCATGGCTGGACAATGACCAGGCAGGCACGGTCCAGCAACAGCGCTCGACGGCGACCGTACGCCAGCTGCTCTGGGCCAGCGCGGTCCTGACCCTGGTAGCGATCGTGCTGGGAGTCATCGTAACCGGCTCCGGCCCGCATGCAGGCGACGCGGAGGCCCCGCGGAACAACCTGGACCCTGACCTGATGACCCGCGTCCACGTGGCGCCCGTCTACCTGCTGGTTGCCACCGCCGTCGTACTCCTGGTCATGGTGCACCGGCACGCGCAGCTGTCCGAGCTGCGCCGGCCGATGGTGCTTTTCGCCGTCGTTATTCTGCTGCAGGGCGCCATTGGCTACGTCCAGCACTTCACCGGGCTGCCCATCGTGCTGGTGGGCCTGCATATGCTTGGCGCCGCGCTGCTTGCCGCCGCCTGCACACATGTTGTGTACGTGGGCGTCACGCGGCAGCCGCTCTCCGTGCACGGCGCGCACTCAACCGGCCAGAAACAAGTCCACAGCAGCTAG
- a CDS encoding ABC transporter permease — MNAPASLARRVLLQGRYETMTMLRNGEQLLIAVILPLMALIGLTITPLLDEFTDSRVDMAAPGVLALCAVSTGLTGQGIATGFDRRYGVLRFLSTTPLGQSGLILGKVIAVLSVLAIQVVVIGTAALLLGWSPEPGGILPAAVQLILGAGAFTSLGLLIAGTARPEATLAITNLLWVLLAAAGGLLFPAASWPDVYEPAAQLLPSSALGDALRSALMDAEFNLTASIVLLAWTVLAGLAAIRWFKWS, encoded by the coding sequence GTGAACGCGCCTGCCTCCCTGGCCCGCCGGGTCCTCCTGCAGGGCCGTTACGAAACCATGACGATGCTGCGCAACGGCGAACAGTTGCTGATCGCTGTCATCCTGCCGCTCATGGCCTTGATCGGCCTGACGATCACGCCGTTGCTGGACGAGTTCACCGATAGCCGGGTCGATATGGCCGCTCCGGGTGTGCTGGCCCTGTGCGCGGTGTCGACCGGGCTGACTGGCCAAGGCATCGCCACCGGTTTCGACCGACGGTACGGGGTGCTGCGGTTCCTCTCCACCACGCCGCTGGGGCAAAGCGGGCTGATCCTGGGCAAGGTCATCGCGGTCCTGTCCGTGCTCGCCATCCAGGTGGTCGTCATCGGCACGGCGGCCCTGCTGCTTGGCTGGAGCCCGGAACCGGGCGGGATCCTGCCCGCAGCCGTGCAGCTGATCCTGGGCGCCGGGGCCTTCACCTCGCTGGGACTTCTGATCGCGGGCACGGCACGGCCGGAAGCAACGCTGGCCATCACGAATCTGCTCTGGGTCCTGCTGGCCGCTGCCGGCGGACTGCTGTTCCCTGCGGCCAGCTGGCCCGATGTCTACGAGCCCGCTGCCCAGCTGCTGCCCTCGAGCGCCTTGGGAGATGCCCTGCGCAGCGCCCTGATGGACGCCGAATTCAACCTCACGGCATCGATCGTCCTGCTGGCCTGGACGGTGCTCGCCGGCCTTGCCGCTATCCGCTGGTTTAAATGGAGCTGA
- a CDS encoding ABC transporter ATP-binding protein, giving the protein MPNTEPCLDIQGLVKDLGPVAALDGKMVRVIDGVHLRAYPGQVTALLGANGAGKTTTLECAQGLTRPNGGTVRLLGQDPHEAGAGLRSRVGVMLQEGGLPQAIRPIPLLKHVAGMYRSPRDVDALVKRLGIDNFGNTPVRRLSGGQKQRVALAAALVGDPEVLFLDEPSAGLDPQSRAVVFDLIQELRTEGLGIILTTHLMDDAQRLADYVFIIDAGKTVAHGTVAELTKATDESSGVERLLTFDSRPGLDLTGLAGLSVHETVPGRYTVAGNLIPADLAALARFWEEQDIMPTAIHMAPRSLEDVFLDISGKGLR; this is encoded by the coding sequence GTGCCTAACACCGAACCCTGCCTCGATATCCAGGGGCTCGTTAAAGATCTTGGGCCGGTAGCAGCTCTGGACGGCAAAATGGTCAGGGTTATCGACGGCGTGCATCTGCGTGCCTATCCCGGCCAGGTAACGGCCCTGCTCGGCGCCAACGGAGCCGGCAAGACCACCACCCTTGAATGCGCCCAGGGCCTGACCCGCCCCAACGGCGGAACCGTTCGCCTGCTCGGCCAGGACCCGCATGAAGCCGGCGCCGGACTGCGCAGCCGCGTGGGGGTCATGCTCCAGGAGGGCGGCCTGCCCCAGGCCATCCGGCCCATCCCGCTGCTCAAGCACGTCGCCGGCATGTACCGCAGCCCCCGCGATGTAGATGCCCTGGTCAAGCGCCTGGGGATCGACAACTTCGGGAACACTCCCGTACGGCGGCTTTCCGGCGGCCAGAAACAGCGCGTTGCCCTCGCCGCGGCACTGGTCGGAGACCCCGAGGTCCTCTTCCTCGACGAGCCCAGCGCCGGACTCGATCCGCAGTCACGGGCGGTTGTTTTCGATCTCATCCAGGAACTGCGTACAGAGGGCCTGGGCATCATCCTCACAACCCACCTGATGGACGATGCCCAGCGGCTCGCGGACTACGTTTTTATTATCGACGCCGGCAAAACAGTTGCGCACGGCACTGTCGCCGAACTGACGAAGGCCACCGACGAAAGCAGCGGCGTCGAACGGCTGCTGACCTTCGACTCCCGCCCCGGACTGGATCTGACCGGCCTGGCAGGCCTGTCCGTCCACGAGACCGTGCCCGGCCGGTACACCGTAGCGGGCAATCTGATCCCGGCCGATCTTGCCGCACTGGCAAGGTTCTGGGAGGAACAGGACATCATGCCTACTGCCATCCACATGGCTCCGCGCTCCCTTGAGGACGTGTTTCTGGACATTTCCGGGAAGGGGCTGCGGTGA
- a CDS encoding helix-turn-helix transcriptional regulator, translating into MNNSAVPRAQAAESEERTRDRVLSAVLEHGPVSAAELGDRLGFTPAAVRRHLDALSRGGLIEVKMVANSATGAGRPARKYVLSRQGQSKLGNDYLDIARGALSALGSIAGPDAVTEFARQRYEDMERRYRPVVEAAGASVEARAEALAKALNEDGFVGSTTVVGAKAAHSTMLAVQLCQGHCPVQQLAADFPVFCDSETEVFSRLLGVDVRRLSTLASGGHVCTTHIPVGRTKSAVRDSGPTAGTRRVSINLQERP; encoded by the coding sequence ATGAACAACTCTGCTGTTCCGCGCGCCCAGGCCGCGGAATCCGAGGAGCGTACCCGGGACCGGGTGCTGAGCGCAGTCCTGGAGCACGGTCCCGTCAGTGCCGCTGAGCTCGGCGATCGCCTCGGCTTCACGCCAGCTGCGGTCCGCCGCCACCTTGATGCCCTGTCCCGCGGCGGACTCATCGAGGTCAAAATGGTAGCCAATTCCGCCACCGGCGCCGGGCGGCCGGCGCGCAAATACGTCCTCAGCCGGCAGGGCCAGTCGAAGCTGGGGAATGACTATCTTGACATAGCACGCGGGGCGCTCAGCGCACTGGGCAGCATTGCCGGCCCGGACGCCGTAACGGAGTTCGCCCGCCAGCGTTACGAAGACATGGAGCGGCGGTACCGTCCCGTGGTCGAGGCCGCCGGAGCGTCCGTCGAGGCGCGGGCCGAGGCATTGGCGAAGGCGCTGAACGAGGACGGCTTTGTCGGATCCACCACGGTGGTGGGCGCCAAGGCCGCACACAGCACCATGTTGGCAGTCCAGCTATGCCAGGGGCACTGCCCCGTCCAGCAGCTGGCTGCCGATTTCCCTGTCTTTTGCGACAGTGAAACCGAAGTTTTCTCCCGCCTGCTGGGGGTAGACGTCAGGCGTCTGTCCACGCTGGCCAGCGGGGGACATGTTTGTACGACCCATATACCAGTGGGCCGAACAAAGTCTGCGGTCCGGGATTCCGGGCCGACGGCAGGCACCAGAAGAGTATCCATCAATCTGCAAGAGAGGCCGTGA
- the sufB gene encoding Fe-S cluster assembly protein SufB — translation MTDQVDQRVQDAVGSTDVPDTTISEILEKNPELHGIGNYEYGWADKNDAGANARRGLNEEVVRDISAKKSEPQWMLDLRLKGLKYFDRKPMPTWGADLSGIDFDNIKYFVRSTEKQAKTWEDLPEDIRNTYEKLGIPEAERERLVSGVAAQYESEVVYHQLREDLEAQGVIFLDTDTGLKEHPEIFEEYFGSVIPVGDNKFASLNTAVWSGGSFVYVPKGVHVEIPLQAYFRINTENMGQFERTLIIADEDSYVHYIEGCTAPIYTSDSLHSAVVEIIVKKGARVRYTTIQNWSNNVYNLVTKRAIAHEGATMEWIDGNIGSKVTMKYPAVYMVGEHAKGETLSIAFAGEGQHQDTGSKMVHLAPNTSSAIVAKSVARGGGRSAYRGLVQVREGAKNSKNSVVCDALLVDTISRSDTYPYIDVREDDVTMGHEATVSRVSEEQLFYLMSRGLAEDEAMAMIVRGFIEPIARELPMEYALELNRLIELQMEGSVG, via the coding sequence ATGACGGACCAAGTGGATCAGCGAGTCCAGGATGCCGTCGGTAGCACCGACGTGCCGGACACCACCATTTCCGAAATTCTTGAGAAGAACCCCGAGCTGCACGGCATCGGCAACTATGAATATGGCTGGGCCGACAAGAACGACGCCGGCGCCAATGCACGCCGCGGGCTGAATGAAGAGGTTGTCCGCGACATTTCGGCCAAGAAGAGCGAGCCGCAGTGGATGCTCGATCTGCGGCTGAAGGGCCTGAAGTACTTCGACCGCAAGCCCATGCCGACCTGGGGCGCGGATCTTTCCGGCATCGACTTCGACAACATCAAGTACTTTGTCCGGTCCACCGAAAAGCAGGCGAAGACCTGGGAAGACCTTCCCGAGGACATCCGCAACACGTATGAAAAACTCGGCATTCCCGAGGCCGAGCGCGAACGCCTGGTCTCCGGCGTCGCCGCCCAGTACGAGTCCGAGGTTGTCTACCACCAGCTCCGCGAGGACCTGGAAGCCCAGGGCGTCATCTTCCTGGACACGGACACCGGACTGAAGGAACACCCGGAGATTTTCGAAGAGTACTTCGGCTCCGTCATCCCGGTGGGCGACAACAAGTTCGCTTCGCTGAACACCGCCGTCTGGTCCGGCGGCTCCTTCGTCTACGTCCCCAAGGGCGTCCACGTTGAGATCCCGCTGCAGGCCTACTTCCGCATCAACACGGAAAACATGGGCCAGTTCGAGCGCACGCTGATCATCGCCGACGAGGACTCCTACGTCCACTACATCGAAGGCTGCACCGCGCCGATCTACACGTCGGACTCGCTGCACTCCGCCGTCGTCGAAATCATCGTGAAGAAGGGCGCACGCGTCCGCTACACGACCATCCAGAACTGGTCCAACAACGTGTACAACCTGGTCACCAAGCGTGCCATTGCACACGAGGGCGCCACGATGGAATGGATCGACGGCAACATCGGCTCCAAGGTCACCATGAAGTACCCGGCCGTGTACATGGTCGGCGAACATGCCAAGGGCGAGACCCTGTCCATCGCCTTCGCCGGCGAGGGCCAGCACCAGGACACCGGTTCCAAGATGGTCCACCTCGCGCCGAACACCTCCAGCGCGATCGTGGCCAAGTCCGTGGCCCGCGGCGGCGGCCGCTCGGCGTACCGCGGCCTGGTCCAGGTCCGCGAAGGCGCCAAGAACTCGAAGAACAGCGTCGTCTGCGATGCGCTGCTGGTGGATACCATCTCGCGCTCGGATACGTACCCGTACATCGACGTCCGTGAGGACGACGTGACCATGGGCCACGAGGCAACCGTGTCCCGCGTCAGCGAAGAGCAGTTGTTCTACCTGATGTCGCGCGGCCTGGCCGAAGACGAAGCCATGGCCATGATCGTGCGCGGCTTTATCGAGCCGATTGCCCGCGAACTGCCGATGGAATATGCGCTTGAGCTCAACCGCTTGATCGAACTGCAAATGGAAGGATCCGTAGGTTAA
- the sufD gene encoding Fe-S cluster assembly protein SufD encodes MTEITEKARIGAPAIDGFTEEGENLSPANPDNSPLAGASAKSHSHGGGVGVPDSSRAGRLTSYKVEDFPVLTGREEDWRFTPLKWLRGLHTQALTGAAPSVAVTGPEGAERPAGIIVETVGRDDARIGSAGIPEDRVSAAAWEAFSEATVVTIPAEASIETAVGISVTGSSKDPSAQHIVIVAEKFSKAVVVLDHKGSGTVSQNVEIDVQDGAELTVVSVQEWDDDAVHASSQQAKVGRDAKFKHVVVSLGGDLVRVTPSARLKQTGSDVEMFGLYFADAGQHLEQRLFVDHAVPNCKSRVLYKGALQGENAHTVWVGDVLIRKEAEGTDSYEANRNLVLSDGARADSVPNLEIETGLIDGAGHASTTGRFDDEHLFYLMARGIDEKTARRLVVRGFLNEIIQQIKVPALEERLTEAVERELAAGNF; translated from the coding sequence ATGACTGAGATCACTGAAAAAGCAAGGATCGGTGCTCCGGCCATTGACGGCTTCACCGAAGAGGGCGAAAACCTCTCGCCGGCGAACCCGGACAACTCCCCGCTGGCAGGCGCCAGCGCCAAGAGCCACAGCCACGGCGGCGGCGTAGGCGTTCCGGACAGCTCCCGCGCCGGCCGGCTGACTTCGTACAAGGTCGAGGATTTTCCTGTCCTGACGGGACGCGAAGAAGACTGGCGCTTCACCCCGCTCAAGTGGCTGCGTGGACTGCACACCCAGGCGCTGACCGGTGCCGCGCCTTCCGTTGCCGTCACCGGCCCCGAAGGTGCCGAGCGTCCGGCCGGCATCATTGTGGAAACCGTGGGCCGCGACGACGCGCGCATCGGCAGCGCCGGCATTCCGGAGGACCGCGTTTCCGCGGCGGCCTGGGAAGCCTTCAGCGAAGCCACCGTGGTGACCATCCCCGCCGAGGCCAGCATCGAGACCGCCGTAGGCATCTCGGTGACCGGCAGCAGCAAGGACCCGTCCGCGCAGCACATCGTGATCGTCGCGGAGAAATTCTCCAAGGCTGTTGTCGTGCTGGACCACAAGGGCAGCGGCACCGTCTCCCAGAACGTCGAGATCGACGTGCAGGACGGCGCGGAACTGACCGTGGTTTCCGTCCAGGAATGGGACGACGACGCTGTACACGCCTCCTCGCAGCAGGCCAAGGTGGGCCGTGACGCGAAGTTCAAGCACGTCGTGGTCAGCCTTGGCGGCGACCTGGTCCGGGTCACGCCGTCCGCACGGCTGAAGCAGACCGGTTCCGACGTCGAGATGTTCGGCCTGTACTTCGCCGACGCCGGCCAGCACCTGGAACAGCGCCTGTTCGTCGACCACGCAGTGCCGAACTGCAAGTCACGTGTGCTGTACAAGGGCGCCCTGCAGGGCGAGAACGCGCACACCGTGTGGGTTGGCGACGTCCTGATCCGCAAGGAAGCCGAAGGAACCGACAGCTACGAGGCCAACCGAAACCTGGTCCTCAGCGACGGCGCCCGGGCGGACTCGGTACCGAACCTCGAGATCGAGACGGGCCTGATCGATGGCGCCGGCCATGCCAGCACCACCGGCCGTTTCGACGATGAGCACCTGTTCTACCTGATGGCCCGCGGCATCGACGAGAAGACCGCCCGCCGCCTGGTGGTACGCGGCTTCCTGAACGAGATCATCCAGCAGATCAAGGTTCCGGCACTCGAAGAGCGCCTGACCGAGGCTGTTGAGCGGGAACTGGCGGCAGGGAACTTCTGA
- a CDS encoding non-heme iron oxygenase ferredoxin subunit, giving the protein MSEAPRGKLVCRASDIQVKAALRILVDDYPVAIVRDSEGGLHALGDTCSHEDYSLSEGDVEDGTIECWGHGSQFDLRSGEPLSLPAFEPVPVFALELDGDDVYVDVTTVTNGAPAPDLH; this is encoded by the coding sequence ATGTCCGAAGCTCCACGCGGCAAGCTGGTGTGCAGGGCCTCCGACATTCAGGTGAAGGCGGCCCTGCGCATCCTGGTCGACGACTATCCGGTCGCCATCGTCCGGGACTCCGAGGGCGGCCTCCATGCACTGGGGGACACCTGTTCGCATGAGGACTATTCCCTGTCCGAGGGCGATGTCGAAGACGGCACCATCGAATGCTGGGGCCATGGCTCGCAGTTCGATCTGCGCAGCGGCGAACCGCTGAGCCTGCCGGCCTTCGAGCCGGTGCCGGTCTTTGCGCTGGAGCTGGACGGCGACGATGTGTACGTCGACGTCACCACGGTCACCAACGGAGCTCCCGCTCCGGATTTGCACTAA
- the sufC gene encoding Fe-S cluster assembly ATPase SufC, with protein sequence MSTLEIKDLHVSIETEQGKKEILKGVSLTIKTGEIHAIMGPNGSGKSTLASTIAGHPRYTVDSGSITLDGEDVLEMSVDERARAGLFLAMQYPVEVPGVTMTNFLRTAKTALDGEAPKLRTWTKDVKEAMSQLRIDADFAQRNVNEGFSGGEKKRVEILQLELFKPKFAIMDETDSGLDVDALKVVSEGHNRVHETGAMGTLLITHYTRILRYIKPEFVHVFVDGRIAEEGGPELADRLEEEGYDRFLPTAAKA encoded by the coding sequence ATGTCTACTCTGGAAATCAAGGACCTGCACGTCAGCATCGAGACTGAGCAGGGCAAGAAGGAAATCCTCAAGGGCGTGTCCCTGACGATCAAGACCGGCGAGATCCACGCCATCATGGGCCCCAACGGTTCGGGCAAGTCCACGCTGGCCTCCACCATCGCCGGCCACCCGCGCTACACCGTGGACTCCGGTTCCATCACCCTGGACGGCGAAGACGTGCTGGAGATGAGTGTGGATGAGCGCGCCCGCGCCGGCCTCTTCCTGGCCATGCAGTACCCGGTCGAGGTGCCCGGCGTGACCATGACCAACTTCCTGCGCACTGCCAAGACTGCCCTGGACGGCGAAGCTCCGAAGCTGCGCACCTGGACCAAGGACGTCAAGGAAGCCATGAGCCAGCTGCGTATCGATGCGGACTTCGCCCAGCGCAATGTCAACGAAGGCTTCTCCGGCGGCGAGAAGAAGCGCGTGGAGATCCTGCAGCTCGAACTCTTCAAGCCGAAGTTTGCCATCATGGACGAGACCGACTCGGGCCTGGATGTCGACGCGCTGAAGGTTGTCTCCGAAGGCCACAACCGTGTCCACGAAACCGGAGCGATGGGCACCCTGCTCATCACCCACTACACGCGCATCCTGCGCTACATCAAGCCTGAATTCGTCCACGTGTTCGTCGACGGACGCATCGCTGAAGAGGGCGGCCCCGAGCTGGCCGACCGTCTGGAAGAAGAAGGCTACGACCGTTTCCTGCCGACTGCAGCAAAGGCCTGA
- a CDS encoding metal-sulfur cluster assembly factor — MTEANISQTSLEDVEEALKDVIDPELGVNIVDLGLLYGLKYAEDGALLIDMTLTTAACPLTDVIEEQTAQALDGVVDDWRLNWVWMPPWGPEKITDDGRDQMRALGFNI, encoded by the coding sequence ATGACCGAAGCCAACATTTCGCAGACCTCTCTCGAGGATGTTGAAGAGGCCCTGAAGGACGTCATTGACCCGGAACTCGGCGTCAATATCGTCGACCTGGGCCTGCTCTACGGACTGAAGTACGCCGAGGACGGCGCCCTGCTGATCGATATGACGCTGACCACGGCTGCCTGCCCGCTGACGGATGTCATCGAGGAGCAGACTGCCCAGGCACTGGACGGCGTAGTCGATGACTGGCGCCTGAACTGGGTATGGATGCCGCCGTGGGGTCCGGAAAAGATTACCGACGACGGCCGCGACCAGATGCGCGCGCTCGGCTTCAACATCTGA
- a CDS encoding Pr6Pr family membrane protein, whose translation MGEVAVTRSAGGRYDEVFVAGMYHGVVALAAVLGLVLQVMAMLESPAYALAPAHQWWNYLGYFSVQASALVFIVSLSLLMDSAREAGPVWRAVRAVSLIAVLLVFLFQFTAFRGLPDFTALSSTAVMADRMLNYAVPVLTVTGWLIFGPRPRIGLHTIVWSLLYPAAWLIGSLVRGAATGWYPYPPLDAGANPLAAVVVNGLLLLLIWLGAGFLFLLLDARMGREPDGYLPGFGPDDGAGADEGSVADRRKIEPGNPAAG comes from the coding sequence ATGGGTGAAGTGGCCGTGACCAGGTCCGCCGGCGGGCGGTACGACGAAGTTTTCGTGGCAGGCATGTACCACGGGGTGGTGGCGCTGGCCGCTGTCCTCGGCCTGGTGCTCCAGGTAATGGCCATGCTCGAGTCGCCCGCCTACGCCCTGGCACCGGCCCACCAGTGGTGGAATTATCTGGGCTACTTCAGTGTCCAGGCAAGTGCGTTGGTCTTCATCGTCTCCCTGAGCCTGCTGATGGATTCCGCCCGCGAGGCGGGCCCGGTTTGGCGGGCGGTGCGCGCGGTCTCGCTGATAGCCGTCCTCCTCGTTTTCCTGTTCCAGTTCACCGCGTTCCGGGGACTGCCGGACTTCACCGCGCTCAGCAGCACGGCGGTCATGGCGGACCGGATGTTGAACTATGCGGTTCCGGTGCTGACGGTGACCGGCTGGCTCATCTTCGGGCCGCGCCCACGGATCGGCCTGCACACCATAGTCTGGTCACTGCTTTATCCCGCCGCCTGGCTCATCGGTAGTCTCGTCCGCGGCGCCGCCACCGGCTGGTACCCCTACCCTCCACTCGACGCCGGGGCCAACCCGCTTGCCGCCGTCGTTGTTAATGGTCTTTTGCTGCTGCTGATCTGGCTGGGAGCCGGGTTCCTCTTCCTGCTCCTCGACGCCCGGATGGGACGGGAGCCGGACGGCTACCTCCCGGGTTTTGGTCCCGATGACGGTGCCGGCGCCGATGAGGGCAGCGTTGCCGATCGCAGGAAGATTGAGCCCGGCAACCCGGCTGCGGGCTGA
- a CDS encoding neutral zinc metallopeptidase — translation MSFNQGSRLDTSQVQDRRGGMGGKIAIGGGGLVVLIASLLGVPPELLQGLGLGSGASVQQEATGPDSIAAQCETGEDANTRRDCRVVGTVNSLNRFWGEELPRFNMTYPRPSVVLFDGQVSTGCGTASSAVGPFYCPADTTAYFDTGFFDQLTDQLGAAEGPLAEEYVVAHEFGHHIQNLTGVINYSQQDPQGAASGAVRVELQADCYAGVWAGNATKQIDETTGRPFMQPIGRDDLRDALSAAAAVGDDRIQQASTGQVNPHTFTHGSSEQRQAWFVQGYETGDPAQCDTFGATDLDNPS, via the coding sequence ATGAGTTTCAACCAGGGCTCCCGGCTGGACACGTCCCAGGTCCAGGACCGGCGCGGTGGCATGGGCGGCAAGATCGCCATCGGTGGCGGCGGACTGGTGGTGCTCATCGCCTCGCTGCTGGGGGTCCCGCCGGAGCTGCTGCAGGGGCTCGGACTTGGCTCCGGAGCTTCCGTGCAGCAGGAGGCAACCGGTCCGGACAGCATTGCGGCCCAGTGCGAGACCGGTGAGGACGCCAACACCCGCCGCGACTGCCGGGTAGTCGGCACGGTCAACAGTCTCAACCGGTTCTGGGGCGAAGAACTTCCCCGCTTCAACATGACGTACCCGCGGCCGTCCGTGGTGCTTTTTGACGGGCAAGTCAGTACCGGCTGCGGCACGGCTTCCAGCGCCGTCGGACCGTTCTACTGCCCGGCCGATACCACCGCCTATTTCGACACCGGCTTCTTCGACCAGCTCACCGACCAGTTGGGTGCAGCCGAGGGCCCGCTGGCCGAAGAATATGTGGTGGCGCACGAGTTCGGACACCACATCCAGAACCTGACCGGCGTCATCAATTACTCGCAGCAGGATCCCCAAGGAGCCGCTTCCGGCGCCGTCAGGGTCGAGCTGCAGGCGGACTGCTATGCCGGTGTCTGGGCCGGCAACGCCACCAAACAGATCGACGAGACGACCGGCCGGCCGTTCATGCAGCCCATCGGCAGGGACGACCTGCGGGACGCGCTTTCGGCGGCAGCCGCCGTCGGCGATGACCGGATCCAGCAGGCCAGCACCGGCCAGGTCAACCCCCACACCTTTACGCACGGTTCGAGCGAGCAGCGGCAGGCGTGGTTTGTCCAGGGCTACGAGACCGGCGATCCGGCGCAGTGCGATACCTTCGGCGCCACCGATCTGGACAACCCCTCGTAG
- a CDS encoding energy-coupling factor transporter transmembrane component T family protein, with the protein MRGRAHLISAYVPGRSWLHRTPLLLKFVLLAAAGITVLALPGAIPRTAVLAVVVVLHVAAGLPVRKLVTPLRAMWLFLLVVVAYRWWVDSPAGALAVVAALLTCIYAANLLTSTTETQRLLDGLVAAVTPLRRFGADPERFALTISLMLRSIPYLLGSLHDVRDAAKARGLGSSPRAIVQPVIIGAVAYARQTGDALAARGLGEKEQ; encoded by the coding sequence GTGAGGGGCCGGGCCCACCTGATCAGCGCCTACGTGCCGGGGCGCAGCTGGCTGCACCGGACGCCGCTGCTGCTGAAGTTCGTGCTGCTTGCGGCAGCCGGCATCACGGTGCTGGCCCTGCCCGGCGCCATCCCCCGCACAGCGGTGCTGGCCGTCGTCGTTGTCCTGCATGTGGCAGCGGGACTTCCGGTCCGGAAGCTGGTGACTCCCCTGCGCGCCATGTGGCTTTTCCTGCTGGTGGTGGTCGCCTATCGCTGGTGGGTCGACTCGCCGGCCGGAGCCCTGGCAGTGGTTGCGGCCCTGCTCACCTGCATCTATGCCGCCAATTTGCTGACCTCCACCACCGAGACGCAGCGGCTGCTCGACGGGCTGGTGGCGGCCGTGACCCCCCTGCGGCGGTTCGGCGCCGATCCCGAGCGCTTCGCCCTGACCATCTCCCTGATGCTGCGGAGCATCCCGTACCTGCTCGGGTCCCTGCACGATGTGCGGGATGCAGCCAAGGCCCGCGGTCTCGGCTCTTCCCCGCGCGCCATCGTGCAGCCCGTCATCATCGGCGCGGTGGCTTATGCCCGGCAGACCGGAGACGCCCTGGCCGCACGCGGACTCGGGGAAAAGGAGCAATAG